The region taaaaaaacgtTCAGTGGTAAAGTGGGACATTTTTGTATACTGTACTGATGTTCACAAACACCCAGTCTTTTTGGAAGGGCTCTCTGGTGAACGTTAGAAACTGAACATTTGTTGGTGAAATGAGCCATTCATTTGAAACGTTGATTTCCTTATTTCTTTAGCACAAACAATGTctatttggaaaaatacagtggtgctcaaaggtttgcatacccttggagaattgataatgtATGTAccgtttgtaaagaaaacatgagtgagcagccaaaacacgtcttttatttcttatgggattcacattaatCTCTAGGTcaaaacagaatggcacaatcataaaacaaaacatggcaacaaagaaaaaaacgaaAAAAACTGACCCCAGTTCAAAATTCTGCATACCCATAGTTCTGTATATTGCCAGtataatgacagtgtgcagtcttttgtaatagttgcgTATGAGGCCTCTAATTCTTGAAGGTGGTATAGCTTCCCATTAGTCTTGGCAGAATGCCTCTAGGTCATGTAAAGTCtatggtcatcttgcatgaacccaGAGTAGcgcaatgatattaaggtcaggagactgatggccactccaaaacCTTCACCTCTTtgtgctgtaaccactggagggtaaacttggccttgtgcttagggtcattgtcatgctggaaattccaagagcatcccatgggcagcttttgtgcagaagaatataaattgtctgccagtattttctgctaacatgctgcattcatcttgccatcaattttcacgaGATTCCCCATGCATTTAGACCTCACACCCTCCCAAAACATAAGTGATCCACCACCattgcttcacagtggggatggtattcttttcactataagccttgttgacccctctccaaacataccgcttatggttgtgaccataaagctctattttggtctcatcactccaaattacagtgtgccagaagctgtgaggtatgtcaaggtgttgttgggcatattgtaaccaggcttttttgtagcattggCGCACTAAAGgcatctttctggcaactcgaccatgctgcacatttttgttcatgtatcTGTCATATTGTGGTCCTTGAAGCAACTACACCGTCCTTTTCCAGAggcagcctgtatttcccctgaggttacctgtgggttttttttatgtatcccaaacaattcttctgtcagttttggctgaaatctttcttggtctacctgaccttggcttggtatcaagagatccccataTTTTCCacttaataatataataataataattgtacagtactgattggcatttgcaaggctttggatgtctatatccttttccatctttataaagttccattaccttgttatgcaggtcttttgacaattattttctgctccccattgctcagcatctagcctgctcagtgaaGCCATGTGTGAGCGaacaaactcatttactattcatacacagacactaattgcattttaaaaagccacaggtgttggaaattcacctttaattgccattttcacctgtgtgtgtcaccttgtgtgtctggcCACAACATTCTAGGCCAAACATTCtaaggtatgtaaacttttgatcagggccatttctgttatcattatgattttaaaaggagccaaacaactgtgtgataatgaatggcttcatatgatcactatcctcaaATAGAAGATCAGTCATATTctccaaatcaatgccaaactttcacaatttctgccattGCAAACTTATGAACGAGTTTGCAAACTTATGAACGAACTGTTACAAAATTATTAATCAAAGGTTGTATATCTGTGCTGCAAAAACAATAGGTATAGGAGTGACCGCCATTTTGAGTTCCGGGCTTTTTCCAGTAGGAAAGCatcagtaaaaacaaaataagatgTGACAATAGGTTAAATGTAAGCTGTTTTAGTCTTTACAATAATTTTCTCTGgttatttttaagcattttaaactAAGAGCTGTTCATGAGACAAATGAGCTGTGTCTTTCAGGTGAACAGAGCAATAAGAGCTGGCTCAGCGAAAACATTTGGAGCACCCATCACTACTACACCGAATGTTTCCTGTTGCCTTGGTCGTTGTTTGATTGCAGGCATCACAATCGCAAAGGTGTGTGCATCTTTTATGATGTTTTGAGGTGAATGGGGTTgaggtgattggttgactcaacgCAGAGGAAGGAGCTTACCTTCGAACTTTATAATCATTAAATATGAGTTCAATAAAATGGTTAGGGGAAGGTTAAAGGTTAGGTTCAGCCAGTTCCAAATGCAAACTCTGCCCTCTCCATTAAGCAAAACAATCATGTTCATTTCTGCATATTGGGGCAGCTTTACCTACATGATATGTTTGAGTAAGTGAAACTCTGATGTGCAACATGTGTACAATGGTCATCCAGGCCAGACAATCATTCTATACTGTTACCCTGATGAAGACCTGTGAATGCCTGCCCTCACAGTAGACGGGTGGAGCATTACTTATGAATAAGATGCCACACCCATTTTTTCCCATTTGTCCAGAAACCTGAGAGCAAGGAGTGTAACACAGCTCAAAGAGCCTGGACCTGGTGTAGGGAGACACTGGAAAGTATTTCATCCATAcaattcatttacatttgtcTCAGAAGTTTACCTGGCGTGGACAAAGAAATATTTTTCCATCAATGGAAAACACTCTAAACCATGAGACAGAGGAAAACCCTTATCTATGGTAAGAACTCTCATTTTACCACTTTGGGATTATCTATATTCAGATGTTAGGAAAAGTGATGGCTCACATATTATCCAATTATTAATCTGCTTGTCAACTGAGAACTGGTACATGTTTAGTTTGATACATGTTCCATGAATGTTATTATGAAACATGGCGTTGTAGTGGAGTTAACTGAAACCAAGGCAGCCCACACCAAAGGAAACCTACAACCCAGGTGCACCTTTAATTGGAGAGGCTGACAACAGATCTCTAATTTAAAACTCACCTAGACGGACACCCTACTTAAACCTCACATCATGACCAGACCTGTCGTAGTGCAGCTCAATGGTTCTAACGAATTTGGATCAGGGTTGGATGTACACAACATTGGTTTTAAAACTAGGGAAAtagttcattattatttttcatcctGTTATTTTCACAACCTTTTCCTAATGTTAACAAACTGTGTACTATTTAGAGTCAACCTTGTCCTTCACTTGGTCCAATGATGATACATAGTGAATTATTTATCTCATTTCATTTAGTTGTGACACTAAATCTTGCCCATTGGATTGACAGTGTTTACATTCaaattatttgacaaaagcatacaaagccatttcactattctgaaaatgtttgtttttccagttTCCAGAGGACCCCTTCCCTAAGACGTAAATGGAGGAAGCGGTATGGAGGTTTGGATGGGAACAAATTACTAGAGCCAAACAAAGAGGACGATGTGAGAGGTAGCCTATATTGCTGCAGTGTCTAATTGTGTGTATGAGATGTGGCAATTTTACCCAGTGATTTCTGGCCTGTGGGTCTCTTAATTGTGGGTGTTGCCTCACTGTACTAAAATAAGGAGCTGAGTGGAATGGTGGAACTCAGGAGGATCTACTGCGACCAGATGCTGGCCATTAAAAGTGCCTGTGGTCAGCTATAGGTCTGACAACAttggaagggagggaggaggcgtAATCAAGTCCACATGAAATGATGTGGCAGTGGAACTAGTTGTTTATTTGACCAATCAGTGAAAGGGCTGTTGAACGAAAGAAAGCTGAATTTCTACTGATGTGTGCTAATTTGTCCtattaagaaaatgaacaagTGTATTTAACATTTCTATGCATATGCATGATAGTGTATACTTGAATGCATCCAGCTGCAGAACTATTGGTTATTTACCAAGTTACTGACTTCTTCGGTAAATATATGAtatcagtatatatatatatatatatagctatgTTTCTGGGTCATATTTGGATGCTGTTTACAGCATTGCTATtgtctttaatacatttttgtagatGTTATACTGCCACAAAGAGGGACGGTAATAATTATAGAAACCTGTTATAATCTGGGGGGAAAGGTCACTGGATGCCTGGTGATCATGTTAAAGATATAAACAATCTGGTAGTTTACTGGTAAACAGAATGTTTCCAGTTTATGCTTACAATTTACAACCTTATATATGTCGGAGTATCACAGACATTTAATGATTTGGATTGAACCAACCTGGATGACCAGGTGTGTTGAAACGGATTCATTATATTTGGTCTGGCATGGTGCCTAAGTGAAACAATGTTCTACATTAACTGTAGCATGGCCGTAAGAGACGtgtatttgcattatttgtttAAACCCATGTGTTGTACAGGTGGTTATAATAGTCTTCCCAGACTGTCTACTCCTCTACCACATTCTAGGCTCAAGGGAAATGCAGTCTGCATTCCTTTGTCTGGAAAGTTTCAGTCAAGCAGTGTAGACATCAAATATTCTGGTAAACAAAGAACCATGAAGTATAAAAACAGCATACATTTAGTTAAAGGTTGATACGGCCACTTAATCTGTCAGccaaatgttctgttttaacAAAGGATATGATTGCTTTCCAGCTTTTGAGACATTAAACTGGATAGATCTTTGCTGGTGTCAAACTGTATACTCGGAAGGGAAAGGCATGTACAGCTGACTGCTTTTGTCATTGTGGTAACATAATTGGTGTTTCACTGTTCTCTTCTTGAAgtctttaaatatttaaaaataaaaacattagacCTTGCAAAGTTTGCCCTGGATTCTAGTTGGGCTGTGTTTGTAAAGGTAGTAGTGCCTTTCAGGTTTAAACTCAAAACTACTTACAATCCCTGATTTGAAGTTCAGTATGGATGACCAAATTGTTACACAATCCAGAGGGTCAGGCAattttttcataaaaaataaagcaGTTTGAACATGTAATCTTATTCAATCTTGGAGAAATCATATCAGATAACTTCTGAAAAACAGCTCCTAGTGATAGTTTGGCAAAAAGTGTCATTTTTGTGAGGTGAGGGAAATGTTGTGATAATTGACAGGCATTTGAAATATTGTAATACTTGTTAATTTGTCAATTCAGGGCTGCTTGCGTATAGAATACACAATGCACCATTAATGATAATGGTGTATCATATAGGTGTTATTCCCTAAGTAACCTCTGGCTTTGCttatgtaaaaatacaaatagctgtatttatttatatttttaataggGGTACTTTCCTCCTTGTTTTTGCAACAGAAGTCCTTCCAACTACAAAAAATGCCTGATAAGaccatttattaaatgtatataaatagattttattatttattcattttcctttgttttcttttagagAATGGCATGATGACAGAAGCCCATGAAGCGAGGCATCCTTCCCCAGTGAAATGTGCTGATGGCCAGGTACATGCTGGGTCCTGCCTGAATCCAACATACGACTCAAAATCACTCTCAAACAATATAGCCCTGCTTCACCCCAACACAGGGGGGAGCAGAtacatgtctttgttttcactgtgtttttgttgttgccaaCTAAGGCATGAATGAAATCCTTGGCAGGGGTTACTTACAATCTGTTCACAGTCTTTATGCTGTAAAACAAAGGGAGAACAAATAGAGCtgctttaataaaaaaagattacagCGGATGTACTGTAAGTCTTTTCACTGGGTGGAACATGAAGGATTTATGTAAAGAGAAGAAGAGTACAGAAGATGAACGTGTTTTCCGCTCCTATACATTGCCAATTTATGAGCTGAGCAGAACATGTCTGTGCAGAAGCAGAGGCAATttacaaacaacagtagtaaaaACTAATCCCCCCAGGTTTTGTCACTGCTGCTGTAAAAATATAAACCCATCTTGCCTTGTAGAGGTATCAATTAAACCTTTCTAAAACCTTTCACTATAACTCAGCTGTGATTTCTAAAAACATCAAAGGAGGTCTGGCAACAGCCAAACTGAGTGTCTCAATTCCCATCCAATACTCAAAGACAGTCAAATGTAGATACTACAAATATTGACTcactgaataaaacatttaagggtCACACATTGTCTTTGGCCGAGATCCCTAGTTTGTGACTTAATTCAAAAATAACCAGTCTATTACCGCAGAATGTCACACCCTGCACTCCAAAATCTCTTTTTTATTCCTAAGGATACAGCTTCATATGGGAGTGTTTCACTTCCCATGTCAAGAAATGCATTTCAGCCTCAGGCTCAAAGACCTGTCAACTTAACAAGCCCTGGATCAATAGGTAAGGATATTTAAAAGGTTGTGTGTAGAAAAGTGGAACGTAGACTACCACTTTACCTGACTGTTGTGTGCTATCTGTGTCTGTACTTGGCAAGGCCAAATCTTGACATACAAATGGAGTGTATCTCTTCAACTGATGAAGTCTACGGAATGATTTAATCTCACATTTGTGTCAATGATAACTCATGCCAACTACCTTCATGTATTGAACCTACTACAGGCCTGTCATCACTGGTCAGTAATGGAGCTCTTAAGCCCCCCTCGCCCCAGGCAGAGCAGGACAGGCCAGTCATCACCTCCCCCAAGCCCTGGCTCAGTGTTGGCAGGGCAGAGACCATGCAGGGACACTCAAAGAAGAGGGCGTGAGTATAACCACATACTCCTGCACTAtctattccagttgtgtacttATTGCTTAACCCATGCAATCCTGTGGGGGATGAAATGTCTTCTTTTCCTGCAGTGCTGCTGATGTTCTATTTGACAGCTTTGCCTCTGAAGGGAGAGTCAGCATGAACCATTTTTTTGAGGTAGTTAGTAAAAGCTTCTGCAAAAGAGAGATGTGAACAAAACGCAGCATCCACACAGATAGACTACAATGTCGAGCATATGTTTATACTACATTGTCTTCCTCTGTAGACTGTGTGGCGCACAGGCCTTCACAGATCCGACCCTCGAATCAAGGACTGCTACTTCCATATGAGGAAACTGCAGGATGCAGACGGAACAGTAGACAGGAACACCTTTCAAAGGTGAGGTTAAGGGATCGTGTTTAGTTTATTAGATGTCGTTTTCCACTTCTAGTGTTGAAGCGTCATTCAGAGAGTTGTTTTGGTTCCATTTCTGAGATTTATTTGGCTGTCTAGTTGTTGAGTGCATGAACCATATGCTGCAGTTGCCGGACAAAGGAAAATAACCGCTTCTAGCTGCTCCCACAATAAACTACACATCCATCTCATGTCTTTGAGGCATCTAAAGGGAAAAAAActcagaaaacatgtttttcttttgaattttCTGTGGAGACAGTTTAAAACACGTTTTGAGTCTGACCACTGAAATATATTGCTTGTGCACACAACTAGAcagccaaatacatttcagaaatggaaCTTCGACCCAAACTGTCTAGATGCTactaaaaatggaaaatgttgtcTAAGGTGCTAAAGAACAAAATATCTCTTTAGGACTGTCATTGTTTACTGCCCTACCTTGACTCAAATTGTTCTGACACTCTAAAAGCTCTATTTATTATTGTTTGAGAGATAGTACTTATAGTACATATTTGAAGCCTAACATAATATAACGGACTAAACGTCCATAGTCTCTGTTCCCTGAAAGAGGGAAAAAATTCCAACGCAATGGGGTTTGAGCTCCAATCCAGGAGCATGTCTTTTAAACTTGGCTTAATGGTAGTCTTTGCCATGTTGTATTTACCAATAAATACTAGCCACCAATTAGGCTGAAACAGGTGGAAGAATAGTCAAAAAAGCAGCAGGCAATAGAACACAGGTAACCATAGAACACAATGTCTGTAAGATACCTCCCTAAGATGATTGAATTGTAGCCAGTTTGCCATTAGTGAGTTCTTATGTGCTTGATAAATCCTTCTGCTCAATGCTATGGAGATTGAAGAATAAGCGTTTCAGTGTTTCACTTGGCCTTTTTCTTGGCATGATTGTATTGTTCAATGAACAAAGGTAGATTGAGCGCAAAACTGTAGCTTTTTAAAGAGTGACTGGCTGAAAGTGAACTCACATTCCAAGGGGCCAAACAGGGCAGAGCTGGTACAATAGGAGCTAGAGCCTGTATGTTAAAAATCCATAATCAACTACAGTACTGTTATGTAATGTTACAGTACAGTTCAGTAATGTACTGTTACAGCAAGTGCTTCTTTAATCATATGGAATGTTCTGTAAGTGACAGTGATTTTGAATTTCTATGAAGGTGTGTGACTGGATTTGTGTCCCTCATCCTGAAAGCTCTACAAGGAAGGTTTGTCATCCCAGACTTTGCAACCTTCACTGATGAAACTCAGAAGCTGTTCATTAAATGTAAACAGCTGTCTTCAGTCAAAGTAAGACACGATTTGTTCTAGCATTATGGTGCCATTCCTCAAGTTACTGTAGTCACTCAGTATCATTTTTATAAGAATTTCAGGAAATGAAATCCTCTTCCGGAATGTGTCTGTACTAAAACAATGCCTAATAACTTGTTTGTTGGTCCCTGCAGGAAAAGGACAGTGGGGACAGCACTAATAAGTGGGCCGTCTCCATCTGTACAGTGGACGGTCAGAGGTCAAAAACCAAAGTCACTATGGGTTTTATGTCATAGTTATCAGTTGGGGCTGTAACTGTTCTCTTAATCTGATTAAGGAGAATCTTTTTTGTGTGGAAGTTAATCCTCTTTTCCTGCCTTTTCTTATTGTGGTCTGTAGGCTATCTTTAGGTGACTGGGCTGAGCCCTGTATTCTGGGGGAGGTATCCTGGCCTCTAGTTTATGGCCTTGCAGTGGACCAGCTCGGAGTGGACGCGGTGCACAGACATGTAGGCATGGAGGAATTCTCCAAGTACGACTCTCATTTCACCCTCACTAAACAAGGTGCAGTAGGACATTGATTTCTGAATGTTAGACTACATGATGGTAGCCATAGCCATAAAGCCCCTGCATTGACAATTTTGGGAAATGGTGACAGTTTTGAATCATGAGCTTTTCATTTTTAACCAGGGGTTCCTCACAGTCCATTCATTGAGACAGGTGCAATTATTACAACATCTTTGTTACAGGTAATGTTCACACATTCTCTCCCCAATGGCTATTTGCTATAAACTATAAAGGCAATGCGTCAAGGGAAGTTGaatgtcattttctgttttgtacagCTGTCAGCCAGTGTTGGtgcagaggaagaggacaaaTATGAATCTGTAAGGCAGAAGGAAACAAGAGTGTTTTTAATCCATATTATCACAACCTGTGGTGATGtatacaatgaaacaaaaatttaCTTCAAAGTGACAAATACTGTAATGTGACCAATGTCGTCTTTGTAATCACCCCAGGTCTTGAATGCTGTCAAAAGACTTTGCAATAAGGAACATGCTAATTTAAACTGCTCAAGGTATTCTCATTTCAATTAACATTTCTATAAACTTGTTGAGAATAGAACAATTATATTCCAGCCAAGGTTTAATATATCACACACTTCTTATGTCCTTGATAACTTGTCTGTATGTCCAACAGATACCAAACCTTGAGAAAGGATAGTATCAGACTTCATTCCTTATCTTTTTACCTCCAAGAAAAGAAAGTAAGTTGCAAATTGCTTAAATACAGTAATAGATCGTTCTATTTCAGTCGGCCACTTTAATGCAACACTACAGGAATGATGCATGTGCAGTCAGTCGCATCTGAGATGACAAATACAGTTACATCTGATGAGGCCCAGCAAGTGTGGAGCAGCTGGGAGCCCCATCTACCATGCTATCAGTACCCCCAAACACCTGTGCTAACTGATTTACTGCTCTTCACACGCGCTGTCTGTGCTTGGCAAACGTCTGGTTTTGTTAGCGTTAGATGTGAATTGAAAGTGTTCTCTTGcttttctttgttgcacctGTCTATTCTAATGGTCTGCATCCTGAAAAACAATGACTGTCACTTAATTTGCAGTGCTTTCCTGAGAACATTGACATAAATGCCACGTTGGATTTAATGCTGCAGGTAAATGTTTGACCTGGAAGTCTATACACGGATGTGAATTGTAATGTGTCTAATGCATCTTTATTGTATATCAGTGTGCCTCCACAGAAGTCACGTGTGAATCAGGGGCAGCCATGGCAGGCTCTTTAGCCAATGGGGGACTCTGTCCTCTGTCAGGTGACCAGGTGCTGTCAC is a window of Esox lucius isolate fEsoLuc1 chromosome 19, fEsoLuc1.pri, whole genome shotgun sequence DNA encoding:
- the glsl gene encoding glutaminase liver isoform, mitochondrial, which translates into the protein MENTLNHETEENPYLCFQRTPSLRRKWRKRYGGLDGNKLLEPNKEDDVRENGMMTEAHEARHPSPVKCADGQDTASYGSVSLPMSRNAFQPQAQRPVNLTSPGSIGLSSLVSNGALKPPSPQAEQDRPVITSPKPWLSVGRAETMQGHSKKRAAADVLFDSFASEGRVSMNHFFETVWRTGLHRSDPRIKDCYFHMRKLQDADGTVDRNTFQRCVTGFVSLILKALQGRFVIPDFATFTDETQKLFIKCKQLSSVKEKDSGDSTNKWAVSICTVDGQRLSLGDWAEPCILGEVSWPLVYGLAVDQLGVDAVHRHVGMEEFSKYDSHFTLTKQGVPHSPFIETGAIITTSLLQLSASVGAEEEDKYESVLNAVKRLCNKEHANLNCSRYQTLRKDSIRLHSLSFYLQEKKCFPENIDINATLDLMLQCASTEVTCESGAAMAGSLANGGLCPLSGDQVLSPLATKSMLSMMQVAGMNNYSRMFHFKTSAPAKSSKSGLVLAVVPGVLGLLCWSPDLDCFGNCWKAVHFCEELISTFQLHSFDIRTPFRQVLTYRQWKAESEGYQIMNILLAAFKGDMQSLQRYFLSGADVNAVDYDGRSALHVAASEGHFEVIRFLVENTGANYSLQDRWGNTPMQEAIKHCHEPAAQLLKKYIEEPVTL